Genomic window (Centroberyx gerrardi isolate f3 chromosome 9, fCenGer3.hap1.cur.20231027, whole genome shotgun sequence):
ttctccaaaacaactgaagtcaatggggacctgttctttagagttccaaaacaaaaacagccaaacaatcacactgtgaatagaaagacctatacaccatgatttgttgcaaatcaatcaactgtagttaagatttgcactaaattatggtgtaaatacaggtctttttggaactctgaagaactggtccccactgacttcagttgttttggagaaggctgctatggagttgtgctggcaacctccctgtgtgttatatgggcaaacttcacctgtgtttcaactggcatgagggtgagtagatgatgacagaattttcatttttgggtgaactattcctttaactgttCTTGGCCATAGAATCGAAGCAACATCAGAGCAAGAGGGGACTGGAGAGTCATACTTTAATGTGGATCACATTTCATTCAGTTACACACTACATATAGAGTTCTAAGTTTCCTTATGTTGCACTGAACCAGTTATAAGAATCTGAAATTCGAAGGAAGCAGGATATCGGACATCCTTGTCTCACTTGTTTTTTGATTGAGAATCCACCAGAAGTGCTGGAATGTAGCATTACAGAGCTGTTGGTGTCTTCATAAAACATTACCCGTAGGAAATTATGACCAAAGCCAAAGCGTTCAAGAATCTGAAATAGAAAGCTGTGTTCTATAGTGTCACATGCGTTATAAAAGTCCAGACAGAGAATCAGTGCTTCAGACTTTATGAAATGTGCATAATCCAGATCTAATATGTGCCTAATATCACAGCTAATGTGTCTTTTTGACATGAATCCTGTCTGAGTTTAATTTATAATTTGGTTCAAATTACTATTTAACCTGTCGGCACAGAGTAAATGGAGGGGTTTATAGTCAATGTTTAAGAGGTACTGTTAATGTTTAAAGTTAGTGCAAACATTTATAACCTGTTCACTAGCCTATTGCCTACATACTGACACCGTGACACTGGTTCCTTATTCTTGGTTTAAGGGAGTGAAGTGTCAGATTGGCTGTATCTAAATGTGTGTACTGCAGACTCGCGGACTGAACCCTTGCAGACTATGGTTTTAGATCAGCATGAATCCGTGAGTTTGCAAGGGTGCAGGGTTGTGACTCTGCATAAAAAGCTGCTAATGGGGCCTTACATCTTATCATCATATCTGTAGTGCAATGACCAGTAGGAAATCTCACTAGTAAATTCTGTAAGATAGCAGAAGTCCACATAGAGTCCCCCAAAAGTCTGCGTGAGAGCCTTACAGAGTTGATTAATTTTGGTAAGGGACAGCCCGAACCCCTCTTGGACTTCACAGGAACGTGCCACAAAGTCAGCAAGTCCAGGGAAGTCTGGACTTTTGGATTCagcaactgactgactgacctgacttTGCCGTCCCTATAGCCCACAGCGCAGCCATGCTGCTACGCATCATGAGAAAATGGGTTCACACCACAACCTCCAGGTAGGTCTGAAAATGTCTGTCAAAATGCAACCACATCTTGCTACATATTAACTTATATGTGTTGTGTTCTACCAGTTCATGCAAGGACAAAGATCAATGGAGTAAACATGAACATAGCCAAGTCACTGCTGTAATCAAAATACAGTCCATAAAAGGAGAAAGCAGATCTTAGTGATGACTAACTTCTTAGTTGACCTACTGCTCCACGGATGCCTTTGTTATTAGAGAAGACATTTTCAGACTGAGCCGGACCGTCCTGTGCAGGGCTAACGCTAAAGCATGACCCAGCGTGTGGCAGTGGTTGGAGGGGGCAGTTCAGGTCTGGCCTGTATCAAGAGCTGTCTGGATGAGGGGCTGGAGCCTGTCTGCTTCGAGAGCAGTGATGACATCGGCGGCCTGTGGAGGTTTAAGGTGAGTCAcactctgcaggctgcaggtccCTTCCCTGactgtctcctttcatctccatcAACCGCGCCAATATGAGAGGCTCAAACGAACGGGAACACTCGGGGCACTTTTAGCTCTCCAAATTGTTCAATATTGAAACTCTTTGAAAAGTAATTTGGACTTGCAGAGTCTTTCGTACAATTGTTGAGACACTAATTTGCATTTAGGTTAAAAAATGTTAATCAGGAAAATcttttttcagcttttcatcCCAAACCCTTAGAAAATTGCATACGatatttgaatttatttttgattcaacttaaaacaaaacaaaacaaaaaaaaaacgtatagTATCAGAAgtatcagaaactggacaatcgTAAATTGGCAAATTGTgcagccattcacagtgaacagtcagCAAGGAAAagagagtaatctggctttactttgtgcactttattgtgtaatttccaaattgtCCAATTAAAAGAATTGAATTTGCACTtggtcctctcatccttttataattgcatgggaaagatcacatctaacaatgttttcttttctaaaaagtaacttttactctgagtacattttaaatgagctactttttacttttacttaagtagatttttacaacAGTATTTTTAcgtctacttaagtaaaatatcagcaaagtaacaatacttctacttgagtagatcattctagtactctttccaccactgctgttATGGTAATGAATTCTTGTGTTGGTAAGGACAGGATGTTACATGACAAATCATCAGGGTTAGAGATTAAGTAGACCTATAGCTGCTTAAATAGCCTACTGTCCGGAGtacatttttaagttatgtttgCTTTATTTGAGTTCTCTTTTTATAGGACTTTATACTTTTGCTtgcggaagaggattagggccacatgtgaaaaatgcattagttctgagattaatctcagaattctgactttaaagtcagaattctgactttactctcagaatctcagaatctcagaaaagactttaaagtcagaattatggAAGTCTTTGACTTTAAGCTCTAAgttttgactttattctcaaaatTCTTGTTGGGTATTATTGGGAATTTAAAACATTGTATTTATAAACGATTTGTTCATTGTTGCAGTAAGGACCCAAAAATGTGGGACAGACATATTTCTaagaaaaatcaacacaaatgATTAATCCACATAAATTTTGcagtatgttttatttttatatttctagAATGTAATTTCAGCTGAAAGTATGATATTGTGTCATTTAATCAGTTTATTATATGCATCTAAACATTGCAGACACAAAGTAAAAATTTGTCATTTAGACCcataaaatgcatcaaaaaTTATATAAAACCACATAATTTAGCAGTGGATTTTTTGTAAAGGtgaatttgatattttttttttattttttattttttttattgctgggACTTGAAAGTGGCCATTCTACTCTGAACCAACTGTttaataatgatgattatgataacatgaaattaatattttttctcCTCCAGGCAGGGGTGGAGCTTGCCTTTCATGCATATGGATGCAAGCTATATTTGAGATCTGTCTTCCCAACCATGTTATAGGTGTAAAAGGGCAAAAATAATAACCTAGAGCGACTTGGCAACAGAAAATAGTTGTTGATTGTTCAGAATATGCTTACTATGCATTATACtatgaattatgtttatttttatggGTGCAAGGCACCTACAGCACCTATTCAAATTCCACTTATGGTCCTATCCCAGGAGAACCCAGAGGCAGACAGAGCCAGCATCTACCACTCTGTCATCATCAACACCTCCAAGGAGAGGATGTGTTACAGTGACTTCCCCATCCCCGCACACTTCCCCAACTACATGCACAACTCCCTCATCATGGATTACTTTCGAATGTATGCCGATTGCTTCCAGCTCACCAAGCACATACGCTTCAATGTGAGGATCCTTCACTAACTTCCGTCCTACAATTAAGAGTTTTTATATCCTTGAAATAATGTTTAATTTTCACCTCAGTCTCAGATATGAAATGTCACTGAGTTCGGTATAACTGAAGGATATGCCAAGCCAGGAACATAGGAAAAGTATGCTATTATGTTCAAACCCACATAATTGCACTTAACAGAGTTAGGGATAAGAAACCTGTGCTGGCTTGTGTTCTGTAATCagctctctttctgcctctctgtttctcagacCAAAGTCTTGCAGGTGAAGCAGAGATCTGATTTCTCTCGTTCAGGCCAGTGGGATGTTGAGACGGAgaacagagatggaaagaaggaGCAACACATTTTTGATGCTGTGATGATCTGTATCGGACACCACTGTCACCCCAACTTGCCTCTCCATGATTTCCCAGGTACCActcaaaaaaaaactcaactcCTTCAAGGGCAGATAGTGCTGTAGAGCACTATGGAGAGAAATTATATTCTTTAAGAATGAACTTTCCTCACAGTGTGTAGGAGCATGTTATGGCAAGACTATATACTATAATTATCAAGTCAATGTGGTTGCATAATGCCAACAGAAATCAGGTAGCCTCCACCCAAAGAGAATACTTAATTGTGATTGTCAGTATCGTGTCCTTAACCAACCTTTTCATATATGTAATTTTATTAAACACTTTGATTTGGCTCTCAGTTCCCTATATGAAATACTGTTATGAAATCATAACAGATGGGTTAAACCAGGATCCTCTATAAAACTACCCAGGCTAATAAACAAGTCATGGACACTGGAggaaatatttttcttttgttttggaatggtTTGAGTGTGCGGCCAGCTGCattgtctttttcagatatAGATCAAAGTCACTGTCTTACAGATATAGACTGTCTAACCATTTCTATCTGTTTCAAATGAAAAAGTTGTGGTAACTCTGGCAACGAGAGGATGTGAGGTTGGGGGTAAAAGGacaggagggggggtgagaCAGGTAAGACAGAGCAAACAGTCCATCCGTCCACTATCCAAGTCTCCTATCCTAATCGCACTCATAACTCAGTCCTCATATCTCAACATCCTGATGTTGTCCACTTGTGCAAAACAGTTTTCAGTGAAAAAGTCAAGCCACAGAACTCCTCAAAGATACAGTTTGCTGGGCTGTTGGCTGCTTATCACACCGGGGATTCAGTGCACCACCTTCCTCTCCAAGTTCTGCAGGAGGACTGAGTTGCTTTTATGCAGGCAGGAGCTGATTGGTAATCTGCACTGTCTGTGGTCCTGCATTGCCTTTGTGGAGCACCCCAGCCTCCCCAGGGCTTCACAAGTGCATTTCTTAAAAGCAGTTAACCCAAATGTTTTAATCAAATCACTGCAATCATAAACCTGTAATAAAACTGAAAACCTGTCATGAACTCTCCTGGCAGCAGATGCGTGTATTGGTAACAACTCTGTGTCTATCTTTCAGGCATTGACACATTCAAGGGAAAGTACTTCCACAGTCGGGACTACAAGACTCCTGAGGAGTGGAGGAACAAAAAGGTTGTAGTGATTGGAATAGGAAACTCTGGAGGAGACATAGCTGTGGAACTGAGCAGAGTCACCAAGCAGGTTGGTGTCACATATGGATCCTCAGAGGCACACAAGACTCTAATCTTAACCTTATTCAGGTACTGGCATTATGGCCGACTCCCCATGTCTTCTCTCCCCAGCTTTACCTGAGCACTCGGAGGGGAGCCTGGGTTCTGAACCGAGTTGGAGACAACGGCTTGCCCCTGGATATGACCTTCAACAGGATGGCAACTTCTCTGCAGAGCATCCTTCCCTTTGGTTTATTCTGCACCCTGGGAGAGAGCCGGCTCAACAAAAGATTCAACCACAGTCTGTACAATCTGAAGCCAAAACACAGGTAGTTTTATCTATTTCTGTGCAATTGTATTTACAGCTACAGCAAAGCTGTATAATTCAAAGAAGTAGCTGCATGTGATTTCttttattaattaaaaatacCTGTGGTATGCATCAAGTTGAGTATCATTACTTATCAATCTGTTAAAATGAATCTGAATATGAATCTCAGGTTGTTCAGCCAGCATCCCACAGTGAATGATGAGCTGCCCAACCGCATCCTATCTGGAACAGTTCAGGTGAAACCCAACATCCGCAGATTTCAAGGATCCAGCGTGGAGTTTGAGGATGGGAGTGTTGTGGAAGATATCGACTTAGTGGTAGGTGTAATCGTAAcaagtgtgtacacacacaccaaacacacacgcacacacacacacacacatacacacacacacatacacacacacacacacacacacacacacacacacacacacacacttccttacacacactttcattggACAGCAGTGCCATGCAGTAGCATGTTAATGAGATGACTCCCTCTCTTGCAGGTATTTGCCACAGGTTACAgcttttcctttccattccttGCCTCAcatgtgctgtcagtctctggGAACAAAGCATCTCTGTACAAGTATGTTTTCCCCCCTGAGTTGGACCGCCCCACGCTGGCTATCATTGGGCTAGTGCAGCCACTGGGAGCCATTATGCCAATCTCTGAGATGCAGGCCAGATGGGCCACACGTGTCTTTAAAGGTGACACGTGCTTTAAAATTGGAACTTTTTCACATTATCCTTCACAGAAATACTTGAGGTTGAAGTAGGGCATTTACTCAATTGTCAACTCTGTTCTCATTACATACAGGCTGTAACAAGCTTCCTTCAATGGCTGCCATGCTGAAGGATGTTCAGTGCAAGCGGGAGAGCATGGCTGTAAGGTACTGCAGTGGatttattcaattcaatgaTTGCTTATTTAGGATCTAAAAGATACCAATGTTTGGCTCTGGTCTCTTTTTCAGGTATGTTACCAGCCAGAGACACACCATCCAGGTTGACTTTATCAAGTACATGGATGAGATAGCAGAGCAGGTGGGGGTTCGACCCAGCATCCTGAGGCTGCTACTGACGGATCCCAGGCTGGGACTGAGTGTGATCCTGGGTCCCCCTACACCATACCAGTATCGTCTTAGAGGGCCAGGAAAGTGGGCTGGGGCCCGTCAGGCCATCCTCACTCAATGGGAGAGAGTGGCCCAACCCATGAAGACCAGACCGTCTGATCAGCCCGAGCCCAAGCGCTCCTTTATGTTGCCTCTGATTCTGTCGGCCGCTGCCCTGGGCCTGGCTGCCTATTTCAGCAGGAGCAGCCTGCCAGCCTTCCTACAAGAGCCCAGTGCACTGCTGGACTGGATGAAGGGCTACCTGCCTG
Coding sequences:
- the LOC139908831 gene encoding flavin-containing monooxygenase 5-like; the encoded protein is MTQRVAVVGGGSSGLACIKSCLDEGLEPVCFESSDDIGGLWRFKENPEADRASIYHSVIINTSKERMCYSDFPIPAHFPNYMHNSLIMDYFRMYADCFQLTKHIRFNTKVLQVKQRSDFSRSGQWDVETENRDGKKEQHIFDAVMICIGHHCHPNLPLHDFPGIDTFKGKYFHSRDYKTPEEWRNKKVVVIGIGNSGGDIAVELSRVTKQLYLSTRRGAWVLNRVGDNGLPLDMTFNRMATSLQSILPFGLFCTLGESRLNKRFNHSLYNLKPKHRLFSQHPTVNDELPNRILSGTVQVKPNIRRFQGSSVEFEDGSVVEDIDLVVFATGYSFSFPFLASHVLSVSGNKASLYKYVFPPELDRPTLAIIGLVQPLGAIMPISEMQARWATRVFKGCNKLPSMAAMLKDVQCKRESMAVRYVTSQRHTIQVDFIKYMDEIAEQVGVRPSILRLLLTDPRLGLSVILGPPTPYQYRLRGPGKWAGARQAILTQWERVAQPMKTRPSDQPEPKRSFMLPLILSAAALGLAAYFSRSSLPAFLQEPSALLDWMKGYLPAQ